The following proteins are co-located in the Desulfoscipio sp. XC116 genome:
- a CDS encoding fumarate reductase iron-sulfur subunit, with translation MADRELTFEIFRYNPARPEIKPHMQTYKLKETTGMTIFVALNMIREQQDPSLMFDFVCRAAICGSCAMIINGRPKLACKTLTNTLPKKIKLFPLPVFKLIGDLSVDTGTWFRNLSLKTESWVHTGKTFDSAKQEEHMDNKTALEIYEAERCIECGCCISGCATANIRDEFLGAAGINRVARFMVDPRDERTPEQYFEIVGCEEGTFGCMGLMACDDNCPMELPLQMQLAFVRRKMASIGLGIKQESKIKMGIG, from the coding sequence ATGGCTGATCGTGAGTTAACCTTTGAAATATTTCGTTATAATCCTGCCAGACCCGAAATTAAGCCGCACATGCAGACATATAAACTCAAAGAAACCACGGGCATGACCATATTTGTGGCACTGAATATGATTCGGGAACAACAGGACCCGTCATTGATGTTTGACTTCGTGTGCCGGGCCGCCATTTGCGGCTCCTGCGCCATGATCATCAACGGGCGTCCCAAACTGGCTTGCAAAACGCTAACCAATACACTGCCCAAGAAAATAAAACTATTCCCGCTGCCCGTGTTTAAATTAATCGGCGATTTGTCCGTGGACACCGGCACCTGGTTCAGGAACCTGTCTCTGAAAACCGAATCATGGGTGCATACCGGCAAAACCTTTGATTCCGCCAAGCAGGAAGAGCACATGGACAATAAAACCGCCCTGGAGATATACGAGGCGGAACGCTGCATTGAGTGCGGCTGCTGTATATCGGGCTGTGCTACCGCCAATATCCGGGACGAGTTTTTAGGCGCGGCGGGCATCAACCGGGTAGCCCGGTTCATGGTGGACCCCCGGGATGAACGCACTCCGGAGCAATATTTTGAAATAGTAGGCTGCGAGGAAGGGACCTTCGGCTGCATGGGCCTAATGGCCTGTGACGATAACTGTCCCATGGAACTGCCCCTGCAGATGCAACTGGCTTTTGTCCGGCGCAAGATGGCTTCCATCGGCTTGGGCATTAAGCAGGAGAGTAAAATTAAAATGGGAATCGGCTAA
- a CDS encoding spore coat protein, whose translation MKTGTREAMVLSEVLRGNACMIDHYNLYMISCQDQQLRSVLDRQQRHALDSFQRLTQMMQGHGLDTNNIPLPTTMSITGGGTMTTTTSAPSSYGTQWAAPQYGTGQTGTAPYSTQTIGNQEVGMATPPAPTQGHLGMQMGMQTGTQGIASGGFNDRAIAEGALQFHKLGADVTTRAALESSEPHIRTALTDMARNCIAMSYELYTYMSQRGWYQLPSTPQNFISHSPAQQQYTQQ comes from the coding sequence ATGAAAACGGGGACCCGCGAGGCAATGGTACTCAGCGAAGTACTGCGAGGCAACGCCTGCATGATTGACCATTACAACCTGTACATGATTAGCTGCCAGGATCAGCAGCTGCGTTCCGTGCTGGATCGCCAGCAAAGACATGCACTGGATAGTTTCCAAAGACTGACCCAAATGATGCAAGGTCACGGACTGGACACTAATAATATCCCGTTGCCCACCACCATGTCTATAACCGGCGGCGGCACCATGACCACGACTACTTCCGCACCGTCTTCATACGGCACACAATGGGCTGCGCCGCAATATGGCACCGGACAAACCGGCACTGCACCCTACTCTACGCAAACTATAGGCAATCAGGAGGTAGGTATGGCAACGCCGCCCGCCCCTACGCAGGGCCATTTAGGCATGCAAATGGGTATGCAAACCGGCACGCAAGGAATTGCAAGCGGCGGTTTTAATGACCGCGCCATCGCCGAGGGAGCGCTGCAATTCCACAAGCTCGGAGCCGATGTCACTACACGGGCCGCCCTGGAAAGCTCGGAGCCCCACATCCGCACCGCGCTGACCGACATGGCCCGCAACTGTATTGCAATGTCCTACGAGCTCTATACTTATATGTCCCAGCGAGGCTGGTATCAATTGCCCAGCACTCCGCAAAATTTTATTTCTCATTCACCGGCACAGCAACAATACACCCAGCAGTAG
- a CDS encoding Crp/Fnr family transcriptional regulator — MHMGTMDFFDNTISKVEPVLSDIEKMLIREAGSLVHYPKDHVIFAAGDIADRVYLLESGWVKIYRISVDGKRVTVGSIRSPGELMGLAEALLGVDRICFAGAINNVTMVVLTKKKFEELMAQYPFLSIKVAELLAVRMREAEAIIHEMVCWQAPGRLAHMLIKMGERMGEPTKNGIKINLQLTHEELASMVGTSRQTVTSFLNTFKHENSIVYEGKSIRIVNPDKLAKWLA; from the coding sequence ATGCATATGGGCACGATGGATTTTTTCGATAACACCATATCCAAGGTGGAACCGGTATTATCCGATATTGAAAAAATGTTAATTAGAGAGGCCGGATCACTAGTACATTATCCCAAGGATCATGTGATATTTGCGGCTGGGGATATTGCGGATAGGGTGTACCTGCTGGAAAGCGGTTGGGTAAAAATATACAGAATTTCTGTCGACGGCAAACGGGTGACTGTGGGCAGTATACGCAGTCCGGGTGAACTTATGGGATTGGCGGAGGCTTTATTGGGTGTGGATCGTATTTGTTTTGCCGGGGCGATAAATAATGTCACCATGGTGGTACTAACCAAAAAGAAGTTTGAAGAATTAATGGCCCAGTATCCTTTTTTGTCCATAAAAGTGGCTGAATTACTGGCTGTCAGAATGCGGGAGGCTGAGGCTATCATTCATGAAATGGTGTGCTGGCAGGCACCGGGCAGGCTTGCTCACATGCTCATCAAAATGGGGGAGCGGATGGGTGAGCCGACTAAGAATGGCATTAAAATAAATTTGCAGTTGACTCATGAAGAATTGGCCAGTATGGTAGGTACCTCCCGACAAACAGTAACCTCATTTTTAAATACTTTTAAACACGAGAACAGTATTGTTTACGAAGGCAAATCAATACGCATTGTTAACCCCGATAAATTGGCCAAGTGGCTGGCATAA
- a CDS encoding HD domain-containing protein, with protein MDIISETIKKMLLYFDGDVKRINHALKVYAFAKSIGELEGIPKEKLKILEAAAVLHDIGIKESEIKYSSSSAKYQQLEGPSAARAILKEFNLSKGFIDRISYLIGNHHTYDKIDDVDFQILIEADFLVNIFEDSIGEKQIKVIRKKYFKTITGTRYLDSLYSIQPDL; from the coding sequence ATGGATATCATTAGTGAGACCATTAAAAAAATGTTATTATATTTTGATGGTGATGTTAAACGAATAAACCATGCATTGAAGGTGTATGCATTCGCCAAAAGCATAGGAGAACTTGAGGGCATTCCGAAAGAAAAGCTTAAAATACTTGAAGCTGCTGCTGTTCTACATGATATTGGGATAAAAGAAAGTGAAATAAAATACTCATCGTCTTCGGCGAAATACCAACAGTTAGAAGGACCATCCGCAGCACGTGCTATTTTAAAGGAATTTAATTTAAGCAAAGGTTTTATCGACAGAATAAGTTATTTAATAGGCAACCATCATACATACGATAAAATAGACGATGTAGATTTTCAAATCCTTATTGAAGCAGATTTTCTTGTCAATATTTTTGAAGATAGTATCGGAGAAAAGCAAATAAAAGTTATAAGAAAAAAATACTTTAAAACTATCACGGGAACGCGTTACCTGGATAGTTTATATAGCATACAACCGGATTTATAA
- a CDS encoding molybdopterin cofactor-binding domain-containing protein — protein sequence MKEHNVVGHSVRRLDAVAKATGTATFTTDLKMPGMLYGKVLRSPHAHARIVNIDTTEAEKLPGVKAVATYKNTPRELFNTSATMTFTQPPQRPVLDQYIFDNVVRYVGDEVAAVAATSEKIAEEALKLIKVEYELLPAVFDPLEAMKPEAPVIHESDKKNVPGEVIDIPVGDVEKGFAESDLIIEKTFKVPVQKQAQMETQAAVAHFGMDGNVTVWCTTQTPHPVKQILAKIFSLPESKVRVLNPPYIGGGFGVRIGLSAKAEPIAVALSMLARRPVKVVYTRKEDFIASDTRHSGYVTFKLGVKNDGTFQSFKLSSVLNGGAYCSFSVETPAVLGSNGIAVYRCPHIHYFGHSVYTNTTPSGAVRGFGNPQAMFAIESLVDIVAEKLGMDPLELRLKNILQVGDPYPLPYKLRSTGLAECIKKGAQKIGWERRGKLNQPGAKKLKGIGVGIGTHGSTAWPFCGDYSNAYVTVQQDGSVHVASGVVDMGTGTITTLSQMAAEVMGVGLDKVNITVADTASTPFEIGSHASRSCYSAGKAVFLAATDVRKQVLEYAGELLNVAPERLEIKDSVVCFAGQEMGDDCDGPERKSISLKEVAYHAHLHSKAFIGVGSPDSDNAPPWHAHFAEVEVDTELGQVKVLRVVAAHDIGKAINPMIVEGQIEGGVLMGIGYATSEEIKYNEKGKQLHDGYHKYMLATADDIPEIDVIIVEANEPSGPFGAKGVGETGMIPTAGAIANAVYNAIGVRICEIPLTEERVYRALKENIK from the coding sequence ATGAAAGAACATAATGTCGTTGGCCATAGTGTCAGGAGGCTGGACGCGGTAGCAAAGGCTACCGGTACGGCTACGTTTACTACCGATTTGAAAATGCCGGGCATGTTATACGGCAAAGTGCTGCGCAGCCCGCACGCACATGCCAGGATAGTTAACATTGACACAACTGAGGCTGAAAAGCTGCCGGGTGTAAAGGCTGTTGCGACTTATAAAAACACCCCCAGGGAGTTGTTTAACACATCTGCTACAATGACCTTTACACAACCTCCACAACGGCCTGTACTAGATCAGTATATTTTTGACAACGTTGTGCGCTATGTAGGTGACGAGGTTGCAGCTGTCGCCGCGACCAGCGAGAAGATTGCCGAAGAGGCTTTGAAGTTAATCAAAGTTGAATATGAGCTCCTTCCCGCGGTTTTTGACCCGCTGGAGGCGATGAAGCCGGAAGCGCCTGTAATCCACGAGTCCGACAAAAAAAATGTGCCCGGTGAGGTCATAGATATACCGGTCGGCGACGTGGAAAAAGGTTTTGCTGAATCCGATCTGATAATCGAAAAAACGTTCAAAGTCCCGGTGCAGAAACAAGCACAGATGGAAACCCAGGCTGCCGTTGCCCACTTTGGGATGGACGGAAATGTTACGGTTTGGTGCACGACCCAGACGCCGCACCCGGTTAAGCAGATTTTAGCCAAGATATTTAGTCTTCCCGAGAGTAAAGTCAGGGTGCTCAACCCGCCTTACATCGGCGGTGGATTTGGCGTTCGGATCGGCCTCAGCGCTAAAGCCGAGCCAATTGCCGTAGCCTTGTCCATGTTGGCCAGACGGCCGGTTAAAGTAGTATATACCCGGAAGGAAGATTTTATTGCCTCGGATACCAGGCATTCCGGCTATGTCACTTTTAAGCTGGGAGTAAAAAATGACGGCACCTTCCAATCCTTTAAATTGAGTTCGGTTCTCAACGGCGGCGCTTACTGCAGCTTCAGCGTTGAAACCCCCGCCGTGCTTGGCAGTAATGGCATTGCGGTTTACCGTTGTCCCCATATACATTATTTCGGTCACAGTGTCTATACCAACACCACCCCCAGCGGCGCTGTGCGAGGCTTTGGCAATCCCCAGGCGATGTTTGCCATTGAGTCGCTTGTTGATATAGTAGCGGAAAAGTTAGGCATGGATCCGCTTGAACTTCGCCTGAAGAATATTTTACAGGTGGGAGATCCCTATCCGCTTCCCTACAAATTGCGTTCAACCGGTCTGGCCGAGTGTATTAAAAAAGGCGCGCAGAAAATTGGCTGGGAAAGGCGTGGCAAGTTAAACCAGCCGGGCGCTAAAAAGCTGAAGGGAATCGGTGTGGGAATAGGCACACATGGCAGCACCGCCTGGCCGTTTTGCGGGGATTACTCCAATGCTTATGTCACAGTTCAGCAGGACGGTTCGGTTCACGTTGCCTCGGGGGTGGTCGATATGGGTACCGGCACAATCACCACGTTGTCTCAAATGGCTGCTGAAGTAATGGGAGTCGGGCTTGACAAGGTCAACATTACTGTAGCCGATACGGCATCGACCCCCTTCGAGATCGGCAGCCACGCCAGCCGCAGCTGTTACTCGGCGGGCAAAGCAGTGTTCTTGGCTGCAACGGATGTTAGAAAACAGGTGCTTGAATATGCGGGCGAATTATTGAACGTTGCACCGGAGAGGCTGGAGATAAAGGATTCAGTTGTATGCTTTGCCGGGCAGGAGATGGGGGACGATTGTGACGGGCCCGAAAGGAAAAGTATCTCCCTAAAAGAAGTGGCATATCATGCGCACTTGCATAGCAAGGCGTTTATCGGAGTAGGTTCTCCCGATTCTGATAATGCTCCTCCCTGGCATGCTCACTTTGCCGAGGTTGAAGTAGACACTGAATTGGGTCAGGTAAAAGTTTTAAGAGTCGTTGCCGCTCATGATATCGGCAAAGCCATCAATCCAATGATTGTTGAAGGACAAATTGAGGGTGGAGTTCTGATGGGAATCGGTTATGCGACAAGTGAGGAAATAAAGTACAACGAAAAAGGTAAGCAGTTGCATGACGGTTACCACAAGTATATGCTGGCAACCGCGGATGACATACCGGAGATAGATGTGATTATAGTTGAGGCTAATGAACCCTCCGGGCCTTTTGGAGCTAAAGGAGTAGGTGAGACTGGAATGATTCCAACGGCGGGAGCGATTGCTAATGCTGTTTATAATGCCATCGGCGTTCGCATTTGTGAAATACCTCTTACCGAGGAAAGAGTGTACCGGGCTCTGAAAGAAAACATAAAGTAG
- a CDS encoding (2Fe-2S)-binding protein, with protein sequence MSSKILKFTLNGEPTEIAVAPDDMLLDVLRDRFDLTGTKKGCGAGECGACTVIINGEAVNSCMVPAMKAMGANVETIEGVGTPDKFHPLQEAFMDLGAIQCGFCTPGMIMSSKALLDKTTSPTRKEVKKAIAGNICRCTGYVKIEKAVLSAAEKMRENK encoded by the coding sequence ATGAGCTCGAAGATCCTTAAATTTACACTGAACGGGGAACCGACGGAAATAGCTGTTGCTCCCGATGATATGCTTCTTGACGTTTTAAGGGACAGGTTTGATCTGACCGGGACAAAAAAAGGCTGCGGCGCGGGAGAGTGCGGCGCCTGCACAGTGATTATTAACGGTGAGGCTGTGAACTCCTGCATGGTGCCGGCCATGAAAGCCATGGGCGCCAATGTCGAAACTATCGAGGGAGTTGGTACTCCTGATAAATTCCATCCGCTGCAGGAGGCCTTTATGGATTTGGGGGCTATCCAGTGCGGCTTTTGCACGCCGGGCATGATTATGTCCTCAAAGGCTTTGTTGGACAAAACGACGAGCCCTACCAGAAAAGAAGTTAAAAAAGCTATTGCCGGCAACATCTGCCGCTGCACAGGTTACGTTAAGATTGAGAAAGCGGTGCTGTCGGCCGCAGAAAAGATGAGAGAAAATAAATAA
- a CDS encoding FAD binding domain-containing protein gives MLKDYLFPETVSEAVSILNNKEGQARIIAGGTDLLLDIPAGKIKTSNLVDISRISELSAITLEEGMISIGAAVTHNRAAESELIREKAAALAQAASCVGSYQIRNSATVIGNVCNAQPAADTAVALVALGAVAEIAASGGTESVPVEKMYAGVGRSTVDSSRQLVTKVSFPAAQKGQGTAFVRLQQRKALALPMLNVAAMVALEDGKFAWARISMAPVGPGPVRALNAEQILNGAEVTPEVIEKAAQAALEQANPRSSALRGSKEYRTSVLPTLIRRALEQAVANAGGSIN, from the coding sequence ATGCTGAAGGATTACCTATTTCCGGAAACTGTTAGTGAGGCCGTTTCCATCTTAAACAACAAAGAGGGACAGGCGAGAATCATTGCAGGCGGCACCGATCTTCTGTTGGATATTCCCGCCGGCAAAATTAAAACAAGCAATCTTGTTGATATCAGCCGTATCTCCGAACTTAGTGCAATCACCCTGGAGGAGGGTATGATCTCTATTGGGGCGGCGGTAACCCACAACCGGGCCGCGGAGTCGGAGCTCATTCGGGAAAAAGCGGCCGCTCTGGCGCAGGCTGCAAGCTGTGTCGGTTCTTATCAAATAAGAAATTCAGCTACCGTAATCGGTAATGTCTGTAACGCTCAACCCGCCGCCGATACTGCCGTGGCTCTGGTAGCGCTCGGGGCCGTTGCGGAAATAGCCGCTTCCGGTGGCACGGAATCTGTTCCGGTGGAAAAAATGTATGCCGGGGTCGGAAGGTCTACTGTTGACAGCTCCAGGCAATTGGTTACCAAGGTGAGCTTTCCGGCAGCCCAAAAAGGCCAGGGAACGGCCTTTGTACGACTGCAGCAGCGTAAGGCGCTGGCCTTGCCTATGCTGAACGTAGCGGCTATGGTAGCGCTGGAGGACGGTAAGTTCGCGTGGGCCCGCATTTCTATGGCGCCGGTCGGCCCCGGACCTGTGCGGGCGTTAAACGCGGAGCAGATTTTAAATGGGGCCGAGGTCACTCCGGAAGTGATTGAAAAAGCTGCGCAAGCGGCGTTGGAACAGGCTAATCCGAGAAGCAGCGCGCTAAGGGGTTCTAAAGAATACCGCACAAGCGTGCTCCCAACGCTGATCAGGAGAGCCCTGGAACAGGCTGTCGCCAATGCCGGAGGCTCAATTAATTAA
- a CDS encoding sigma-54 dependent transcriptional regulator — protein sequence MKKPAILIIDDEVEVGTFLEYYFRVERGYPVDVANSGGEAKVLLKEKKFDLAMVDLKLPDTDGITLLKMIKEINPVCEVIIMTGYSTVRTAVEAMKLCALDYIDKPFKDLDELDKIIDYAVNRILNKKNIAGEEIEDFSSKYGIITSEDSPFKDLLLLCKKVAPRKLSILIEGETGTGKEVVARFIHANSTRADFPFFGINCGALTETLLESELFGHEKGAFTGSQGLRHGIFELADKGTLFLDEIGEATPSIQVKLLRVLEIGEFFRVGSETAIKSDVRVIAATNKNLHEAVGHKLFRQDLLYRLDCVCINIPPLRERRMDIIPLVNYFIEKNLPGEDVRRDVEFSPEARELLFNYNWPGNVRELSNVVARAMAIRESSSMGPECLPNSISFQNSKRFLEQTGNSSQNLEVTIHELSQRARKVIPDNESIDIKEISKLLRREVDSIIKDIAERVFEETGYNRSETARRLNVNLRGLRYLLNEKK from the coding sequence TTGAAAAAACCAGCAATTCTGATTATTGACGACGAAGTTGAAGTTGGAACCTTTTTGGAATACTATTTTAGAGTAGAAAGAGGCTATCCGGTAGATGTCGCAAACTCTGGCGGGGAGGCCAAGGTGCTGCTGAAGGAGAAGAAATTCGACTTAGCCATGGTTGACTTAAAGCTGCCTGATACGGATGGAATCACATTGCTAAAGATGATAAAAGAAATCAATCCGGTTTGTGAAGTCATCATAATGACCGGTTACAGCACGGTAAGGACAGCGGTGGAGGCAATGAAGCTATGCGCCCTCGATTATATCGACAAGCCATTTAAAGACTTGGATGAACTGGATAAAATAATCGACTACGCTGTGAACCGGATATTAAATAAGAAGAATATTGCCGGTGAGGAAATTGAAGACTTTTCCTCGAAATACGGCATTATTACGTCAGAGGACAGCCCGTTTAAGGATTTACTGCTTTTGTGCAAAAAAGTGGCCCCCAGAAAATTATCAATTTTGATTGAGGGTGAAACGGGAACGGGAAAAGAAGTCGTGGCCAGGTTTATTCATGCCAACAGTACCCGTGCTGATTTCCCGTTTTTCGGTATTAATTGCGGCGCCTTAACTGAGACCTTGCTGGAAAGTGAACTATTCGGACATGAAAAGGGAGCTTTTACAGGCTCACAGGGATTAAGACACGGAATATTCGAGCTGGCCGACAAGGGAACGCTCTTCTTGGATGAGATAGGCGAAGCTACTCCGTCGATACAGGTGAAACTGCTTAGGGTTCTGGAAATCGGTGAATTTTTCAGGGTGGGGTCTGAAACGGCGATTAAGTCTGACGTACGCGTAATTGCCGCCACCAACAAAAACTTGCACGAAGCCGTGGGACACAAACTGTTTAGACAAGACCTGCTTTACCGGCTTGACTGTGTGTGTATAAACATACCTCCCCTGCGGGAGAGAAGGATGGATATAATACCTTTAGTCAACTATTTTATCGAAAAAAATCTTCCGGGGGAGGACGTACGGAGAGATGTGGAATTCAGTCCGGAGGCCCGGGAATTGTTGTTTAACTATAACTGGCCGGGAAATGTCAGAGAACTTTCCAATGTGGTGGCAAGGGCGATGGCGATTAGGGAGAGTTCGAGCATGGGGCCTGAATGCCTGCCCAATAGTATTTCTTTCCAAAACAGCAAAAGATTTTTGGAACAGACCGGAAATTCATCTCAGAACCTGGAGGTAACGATTCATGAGCTGTCACAAAGGGCCCGGAAGGTAATTCCGGACAATGAAAGTATAGATATAAAAGAGATTTCAAAACTGTTAAGAAGAGAAGTAGACAGCATTATCAAGGATATAGCCGAGAGAGTGTTTGAAGAAACGGGCTATAACAGATCGGAGACTGCCAGACGATTGAATGTAAATCTAAGGGGCTTGAGGTACCTGCTTAACGAGAAAAAGTGA
- a CDS encoding ATP-binding protein, whose protein sequence is MAKRYRAKIVDELTKQNNRMAIIQQIAKSINVEMTYEEIINEVAAPLSGVLSYDLLSFILMEKGQLIVKASIPKEPEILKMGFVYHQGYSTAVWKAFNDKVGYIRQDIWHDSQKYQDDEYLQKIGINSAIIAPLLINNEVIGTVNFGSKKSYAYSEQDFIFVQQLADQLAVCINNARLFEKVFRSKREWEETFKAVPDKLFLIDRSFNVLRCNKYEDSLMDQNGIGNKCYQLIDCCGSERQLCPASEAFRTGMPTVREITHPLTGSIFNHSAYPVYNENNELYAMVVYLNDVTVKKNMEAQLVQSAKLAAIGEMAAGVAHELNSPLTAIIGNAGLILRRTACDDDHYRLLEDIRNCGQRSMRVIQNLLTFARQDSYSFEPVSVNDIVENSLYLISYQIKNNTMTIVKKTSNNIPMIMGNKQQLEQIIINFLLNARDALEGMGEGKIEICTEVIEDPETESPAIVIKVIDNGRGIAPDIQSDIFTPFFTTKDKTRGTGLGLSVSLGIAQTHNGRIDVISEPGSGSTFTLILPV, encoded by the coding sequence ATGGCTAAGAGATATAGGGCCAAAATTGTCGATGAGTTGACCAAGCAGAATAACCGCATGGCGATCATTCAACAGATAGCCAAAAGTATTAACGTAGAAATGACCTATGAAGAGATCATCAACGAAGTGGCTGCCCCTCTGAGTGGTGTGTTGTCATATGATTTACTCAGTTTTATATTGATGGAAAAGGGGCAGTTGATTGTTAAGGCAAGTATTCCCAAGGAACCGGAAATTCTTAAAATGGGCTTTGTGTATCACCAGGGTTATAGCACGGCGGTCTGGAAGGCTTTTAACGATAAAGTGGGCTATATAAGACAAGATATTTGGCATGATTCCCAAAAGTACCAGGACGATGAGTATTTGCAAAAGATTGGTATTAATTCAGCAATTATAGCGCCGCTTCTGATAAACAACGAGGTTATAGGCACTGTAAATTTCGGCAGTAAAAAGAGTTATGCTTATTCGGAGCAAGACTTTATTTTCGTGCAGCAGCTTGCCGACCAGCTTGCGGTTTGTATCAATAACGCTCGTTTGTTCGAGAAGGTTTTTAGAAGTAAAAGAGAATGGGAGGAAACGTTCAAAGCGGTTCCTGATAAGCTGTTCTTGATTGACCGTTCGTTTAATGTGCTGAGATGCAATAAATATGAAGATTCTCTAATGGATCAAAACGGCATAGGAAATAAATGCTACCAGCTTATAGACTGTTGCGGTTCCGAACGGCAGCTTTGCCCTGCCAGCGAAGCATTTAGAACCGGCATGCCTACCGTCCGGGAGATAACCCACCCTTTGACCGGATCTATTTTTAATCATTCAGCTTATCCTGTTTATAACGAAAACAACGAGCTTTACGCCATGGTTGTTTATTTGAATGACGTAACAGTTAAAAAAAATATGGAGGCCCAGCTTGTCCAGTCGGCCAAGCTTGCGGCCATAGGTGAGATGGCGGCGGGAGTGGCGCATGAATTAAACAGTCCGCTTACAGCCATTATCGGTAACGCCGGTTTGATATTGAGAAGAACCGCCTGCGATGATGACCATTATAGACTTTTGGAGGATATTAGAAACTGCGGCCAGAGAAGCATGCGGGTAATTCAAAATCTTTTAACTTTCGCCCGGCAGGATAGTTATTCATTTGAGCCGGTTTCGGTAAATGACATTGTTGAAAACAGCCTTTATCTCATTTCCTACCAGATTAAAAACAATACAATGACCATTGTGAAAAAAACAAGTAACAATATCCCCATGATTATGGGTAACAAGCAGCAACTGGAACAAATAATCATTAATTTTTTGCTTAATGCCCGTGATGCCCTGGAAGGTATGGGTGAGGGGAAAATTGAGATCTGTACGGAAGTAATTGAGGATCCGGAGACAGAAAGCCCGGCTATAGTGATAAAGGTGATTGATAATGGGCGGGGGATAGCTCCCGATATTCAAAGCGATATTTTTACCCCCTTTTTTACTACAAAGGATAAAACCCGAGGAACCGGGTTGGGACTTTCGGTCAGTCTGGGCATAGCCCAAACCCATAACGGCAGAATAGATGTTATCAGTGAACCGGGTTCAGGGAGTACATTTACCTTAATCCTGCCTGTATAG
- a CDS encoding LysE family translocator → MLDPDSYRLFVIAALLLLLIPGPSVLYITTRSIDQGRVAGLVSVLGNALGSGVLAIGATFGLSAILGSSHVAFSTVKYIGAAYLIYLGIRRLFSDDNYTSAVTQRKKLSHIFFEGTFVAVLNPKTALFFLAFLPQFVNTSRGFIWEQTLLLGLTLVGLGILTDSIYALLSSTAGNWLKQRGALQKRQRYVSGGIYLALGLVSAFSGHDQEIPS, encoded by the coding sequence ATGCTGGATCCCGATAGCTACAGACTATTTGTTATAGCAGCCCTTTTGCTGCTTCTGATTCCCGGCCCTTCCGTTCTCTATATAACGACACGCAGTATTGACCAGGGGCGTGTGGCGGGTCTCGTATCAGTACTTGGCAATGCACTCGGGAGTGGGGTTCTGGCAATAGGCGCCACTTTTGGATTGTCAGCTATTCTGGGTTCATCGCATGTTGCCTTCAGCACAGTAAAATATATAGGCGCCGCTTACTTAATTTATCTCGGTATAAGACGCCTATTTAGCGACGATAATTACACTTCAGCCGTAACCCAACGTAAAAAACTGTCACATATATTCTTCGAAGGAACATTTGTAGCGGTTTTGAACCCTAAAACAGCACTTTTTTTTCTTGCATTTCTTCCTCAGTTCGTAAATACATCAAGGGGATTTATCTGGGAACAAACACTCCTTCTCGGGTTAACACTTGTTGGACTGGGAATTCTCACTGACAGTATCTATGCATTGTTGTCCAGCACAGCCGGAAATTGGCTGAAGCAGCGAGGCGCCTTACAAAAAAGGCAACGATACGTTTCCGGTGGCATCTATCTGGCACTGGGCCTGGTTTCCGCTTTTTCAGGCCATGATCAAGAGATACCAAGCTAA
- a CDS encoding Crp/Fnr family transcriptional regulator has protein sequence MSNSIPRSNLVLNDMEKMIIRKAGITVHYPGKHTVFAVGDISDRVYLIENGWVNIYRISTEGRKVSVGSIRNPGELMGLSETILGINRTCFACTIGNVSMVMMSKQTFEQLMEEHSFLSIKVAKLLGARMREAEGINYELVCRQAPGRLALMLMRMGERMGKQTNNGTCLNLNITHEEIANMVGTSRQTVTSLLNTFKQEKSVIFEGRAIRVIFPDKLAKWVV, from the coding sequence ATGAGTAATAGTATACCAAGGTCAAATCTGGTACTAAACGACATGGAGAAGATGATCATTAGGAAAGCCGGCATAACAGTACATTATCCGGGAAAACATACGGTATTTGCCGTTGGTGATATTTCTGATCGGGTATATCTAATTGAGAACGGATGGGTAAATATATACAGGATTTCCACAGAAGGCAGGAAGGTTTCAGTAGGCAGTATTCGTAATCCAGGGGAATTGATGGGCTTGTCTGAAACAATATTGGGCATAAACCGGACTTGTTTTGCCTGCACCATTGGTAACGTATCCATGGTAATGATGAGTAAGCAAACTTTTGAGCAACTAATGGAAGAACACAGCTTTTTATCCATTAAAGTGGCTAAATTACTTGGTGCCAGGATGCGTGAGGCTGAGGGCATCAATTACGAATTGGTCTGCAGGCAAGCTCCCGGTAGATTAGCCCTAATGCTAATGCGGATGGGTGAGCGAATGGGTAAGCAGACCAATAATGGAACCTGCTTAAATTTAAACATAACACACGAAGAAATAGCCAATATGGTAGGAACGTCACGGCAGACGGTTACTTCGTTGTTGAACACTTTTAAACAAGAGAAAAGCGTCATCTTTGAAGGCAGAGCGATACGGGTTATTTTTCCTGATAAACTGGCCAAATGGGTTGTATAA